One Owenweeksia hongkongensis DSM 17368 genomic region harbors:
- a CDS encoding TonB-dependent receptor, with product MRNLIFRFSFIVIALLHSLVSFARVSVSGVVTVNGAPMGEVAIEVQDSKVGSVTDAQGRFQLVIAQPGTYQIRASFIGCRPEVQKITLRESEQREVNFELHEIETGLDEVVVSGTMKAVSRSESPVPVEVYNAAFFKKNPTPNLFEGLQNINGVRPQLNCNVCNTGDIHINGLEGSYTMILIDGMPVVSGLSTVYGLSGIPNSIIERIEVVKGPASSLYGSEAVGGLINVITKSPEKAPVFSADFMTTSYLEHSLDMAFKNKVGAKTNVLTALSFYKYDNPVDLNGDNFTDVTLQDKISIFQKWDFGKVGRVFTLGGRYFYENRWGGEMQWQPEDRGGDEVYGESIITNRVEVFGKYQLPIEEDVFVDVSFNSHNQNSYYGDVPYMANQKVGYAQAYWNRAIGVHDVLGGVTSRYTYYDDSTPATELDSINQPNEVILPGFFIQDEIFLSEQHKLLLGMRYDYHRDHGSIFTPRVAYKWSINKKNIFRLNAGSGFRVVNLFTEEHAALTGAREVEVQEELRPERSYNVNLNYEKRMVLGAQAFVTLDASAWYTYFTNQILPDYDSDPNKIIYDNLDGNSVSRGVSLNADVVLPKGWDARFGGSFIDVSVTEKDENGIMNTYRPILTERWTTTWALGYKIASINLKVDYTGNLYGPMRLPLLGELDSRDEYSPWWSIQNIQLTWSKLGSRWEFYGGVKNILNFRPADNSIARANDPFDKNVVFDASGNVVPTAENPEALTFDPSYVYAPNQGVRAFLGVRCTFN from the coding sequence ATGCGCAATCTTATTTTTAGATTTAGCTTTATCGTAATTGCTTTGCTTCATAGTTTAGTAAGCTTTGCTCGGGTATCTGTTTCGGGTGTCGTTACTGTAAATGGGGCACCCATGGGAGAAGTGGCGATAGAGGTGCAAGACAGCAAAGTAGGAAGCGTTACCGATGCTCAAGGCAGATTTCAGTTGGTGATTGCACAACCGGGAACGTATCAAATTCGAGCTTCATTTATTGGTTGTCGCCCTGAGGTTCAAAAAATCACCTTACGGGAAAGTGAGCAAAGGGAGGTGAACTTTGAGCTTCATGAGATTGAAACAGGATTAGATGAAGTAGTGGTTTCGGGTACAATGAAAGCTGTAAGTCGCTCGGAAAGTCCAGTGCCTGTTGAGGTTTATAATGCTGCTTTCTTTAAGAAAAATCCAACACCAAACCTTTTTGAAGGTCTTCAAAATATAAATGGTGTTCGGCCACAATTGAATTGTAATGTGTGCAATACAGGTGATATTCATATTAATGGACTGGAAGGATCGTACACCATGATTTTGATTGATGGAATGCCCGTGGTGAGCGGTTTGTCTACGGTGTATGGTTTGAGTGGAATTCCAAACTCGATAATTGAACGGATAGAAGTGGTAAAGGGACCTGCATCTTCATTATACGGCTCCGAGGCGGTGGGTGGGCTTATTAACGTGATTACTAAAAGCCCCGAAAAAGCACCTGTGTTTTCAGCAGACTTTATGACTACGAGTTACCTTGAACATAGTCTGGATATGGCTTTTAAAAATAAGGTTGGGGCGAAAACGAACGTCCTTACGGCTTTGAGCTTTTATAAATACGATAACCCGGTAGATCTTAATGGGGACAATTTCACGGACGTGACATTACAAGACAAAATTTCGATTTTTCAAAAGTGGGATTTTGGCAAAGTAGGCAGAGTATTCACATTAGGAGGGAGGTATTTTTATGAAAATCGATGGGGAGGTGAAATGCAATGGCAGCCTGAGGATAGAGGGGGTGATGAAGTTTATGGAGAAAGTATTATCACCAATAGAGTTGAGGTGTTTGGAAAATATCAATTGCCCATTGAAGAAGACGTTTTTGTAGATGTGTCTTTCAATTCACATAATCAAAATTCATACTATGGTGATGTGCCGTATATGGCAAATCAAAAAGTAGGTTACGCGCAAGCGTACTGGAATAGAGCGATAGGGGTACATGATGTGCTTGGCGGTGTGACATCGAGATATACATATTATGATGACAGTACACCTGCCACTGAGCTAGACTCAATCAATCAACCAAATGAGGTGATTTTACCAGGCTTTTTTATTCAGGATGAAATCTTTTTGTCTGAACAGCACAAGCTATTGCTAGGCATGAGGTATGACTACCATCGGGATCATGGCAGTATTTTTACACCACGAGTAGCGTATAAGTGGAGCATTAATAAGAAGAATATTTTTAGGCTAAATGCGGGGTCTGGCTTTAGGGTTGTAAATCTTTTCACCGAAGAGCATGCCGCTCTTACTGGTGCTCGAGAGGTGGAGGTACAAGAGGAGCTGAGGCCTGAAAGAAGCTATAATGTAAACCTCAATTATGAAAAGAGAATGGTGCTTGGTGCCCAAGCGTTTGTGACATTGGATGCATCCGCTTGGTATACCTACTTTACCAATCAAATTCTTCCTGATTACGATTCAGATCCTAACAAAATAATCTATGATAATTTAGATGGAAACTCGGTTAGCCGTGGTGTTTCACTTAATGCGGATGTGGTTTTGCCTAAAGGTTGGGATGCTCGATTTGGAGGGTCATTTATAGATGTGTCAGTTACGGAAAAGGATGAAAATGGTATTATGAATACATATCGCCCAATTCTTACCGAAAGGTGGACAACGACTTGGGCTTTGGGTTATAAAATAGCTTCTATAAATCTCAAAGTAGACTATACAGGGAATCTTTATGGACCGATGCGTTTGCCTTTACTTGGTGAATTGGATTCACGTGATGAATACTCTCCTTGGTGGAGTATTCAGAATATTCAGCTTACCTGGAGTAAGTTGGGTTCTCGCTGGGAATTTTATGGAGGGGTTAAGAATATTCTAAACTTTCGCCCTGCAGATAATAGCATTGCGAGAGCGAATGACCCATTTGATAAAAATGTAGTGTTTGATGCCAGCGGAAATGTGGTACCAACAGCGGAAAACCCTGAGGCTTTAACTTTCGATCCTTCCTACGTGTACGCACCAAACCAAGGAGTAAGAGCTTTCTTGGGAGTGCGTTGTACTTTCAATTAG
- a CDS encoding DUF1328 family protein, translating to MLRWVLIFLVVAVIAAIFGFGGIAAGAAGIAKIIFYIFIVLFVISLLMKLLR from the coding sequence ATGTTACGATGGGTTTTAATCTTTCTAGTAGTGGCAGTCATAGCTGCCATTTTTGGATTTGGGGGTATAGCAGCAGGAGCAGCAGGTATCGCTAAAATCATTTTTTACATATTCATTGTTCTCTTTGTGATTTCATTATTAATGAAATTGCTGAGGTAG
- a CDS encoding UDP-2,3-diacylglucosamine diphosphatase, producing the protein MQLENGKKIYFASDLHLGAPNHEESLKRERHFVKWLEEIRHDAAEIFIVGDLFDFWFEYKKAVPRGFVRVLGKLAEIVDSGIPVHMFTGNHDMWIFDYLPREIGVTLYRKPIEREWDGKKFLIGHGDGLGPGDHGYKLIKKVFSNPFLQWSFARLHPNFGIGLADYFSKKSRAKTGDDDAVFLGEENEWLVIYCKEVLKKEHFDYFIFGHRHLPLNIELKPDSHYINLGDWIQYFTYGEFDGETMELKDYPFPKN; encoded by the coding sequence ATGCAACTGGAAAACGGCAAAAAAATCTACTTCGCTTCCGACCTCCATTTAGGAGCACCAAACCATGAGGAAAGCCTAAAGCGTGAACGTCATTTTGTAAAATGGTTAGAAGAGATCCGCCATGATGCTGCCGAAATCTTTATTGTTGGCGATCTTTTTGACTTTTGGTTTGAGTACAAAAAAGCCGTTCCCCGTGGCTTTGTTCGTGTATTAGGGAAACTGGCAGAAATAGTGGATTCCGGGATTCCTGTACATATGTTTACCGGCAACCATGATATGTGGATTTTTGACTACTTACCTCGGGAAATTGGTGTCACTCTATACCGCAAACCCATTGAACGAGAATGGGATGGAAAAAAGTTCTTAATAGGTCATGGAGACGGACTCGGCCCTGGCGACCATGGATATAAGCTTATAAAAAAGGTGTTTTCAAATCCCTTCCTGCAATGGTCATTCGCTCGGCTGCACCCCAATTTTGGGATTGGTCTTGCAGATTATTTTAGCAAAAAGAGCCGTGCAAAAACCGGAGATGACGATGCTGTATTTCTTGGCGAGGAAAACGAGTGGCTTGTGATTTACTGCAAAGAAGTTTTAAAAAAGGAACATTTCGACTATTTCATATTTGGCCACCGCCATCTACCATTAAATATTGAGCTTAAGCCAGACAGCCACTACATAAACCTTGGGGATTGGATTCAGTACTTTACCTATGGAGAATTTGATGGTGAAACAATGGAACTAAAAGACTACCCTTTTCCAAAAAATTAA